One Phoenix dactylifera cultivar Barhee BC4 chromosome 14, palm_55x_up_171113_PBpolish2nd_filt_p, whole genome shotgun sequence DNA window includes the following coding sequences:
- the LOC103701314 gene encoding zinc finger transcription factor YY1-like isoform X1, with the protein MEVASGINPWRPFLPYPGSLCFLLQLAVDSTAHVDSRTQAPSLFLLPIPRSRHELFLPRLFPYPNPRSSPASSALIRPPSISSARRERGEERKHKEKERGRWISRRITLCSRGASLPKIGRPPSDGSRNEDMMKALREKSKEPQAEEPKPEPTTEVLFLCSYEGCGKTFIDAGALRKHAHIHGERQYVCHFEGCGKKFLDSSKLKRHFLIHTGERAFICTHEGCGKAFSLDFNLRAHMRTHSLENYHICPYPECGKKYTHECKLKSHIKAHHEKNSVIDGMKHTPPADKLHNTPKTSAVAYGSASSDRPYACPYEGCGKAYIHEYKLNLHLRREHPGHNSEENGKHAPAADHAMDEASDQDAYVAKGGVGKNNKRSKPHLVQKMPPAKVPNRKGSNLAPANVSTVKKQWRSKEVYEEDSEETEEDQDNVEEDGWRYQGVNGDDEETEDED; encoded by the exons ATGGAAGTAGCCAGCGGGATCAATCCATGGCGACCTTTCCTTCCCTATCCGGGCTCCCTATGCTTCCTACTCCAATTAGCAGTCGATTCCACCGCTCACGTGGACTCCCGCACCCAAGCTCCTTCTCTATTTCTTCTCCCTATCCCTCGCTCGCGACACGAACTATTTCTCCCCCGTCTTTTCCCATACCCTAACCCTAGATCCAGCCCTGCGTCTTCTGCGCTGATCCGTCCGCCATCAATCTCGTCGGCGCGGCGAGAGaggggagaagagagaaagcacaaggagaaagagagagggagatggatCTCCAGACGAATCACTCTATGTTCGAGAGGCGCCAGCCTGCCAAAGATCGGACGCCCCCCGTCCGATGGTTCAAGGAATG AGGATATGATGAAGGCTCTGAGAGAGAAGTCTAAGGAACCACAAGCAGAAGAGCCCAAACCAGAACCAACCACAGAGGTTCTTTTCCTCTGCAGCTATGAAGGTTGCGGAAAAACTTTCATTGATGCAGGGGCTTTAAGGAAACATGCTCACATTCATGGAGAGAGGCAATATGTTTGCCATTTTGAAGGCTGTGGAAAG AAATTCTTAGATAGTTCCAAGTTGAAAAGACATTTTCTTATCCATACTGGAGAAAGGGCTTTTATATGTACTCATGAAGGCTGTGGTAAG GCCTTCTCGTTGGATTTTAATTTAAGGGCGCATATGCGAACACATTCATTGGAGAACTATCATATTTGCCCTTATCCAGAATGTGGGAAAAAATACACACATGAATGCAAATTAAAAAGTCATATCAAGGCACACCATGAAAAG AACTCGGTGATCGACGGAATGAAGCATACACCACCAGCAGATAAGCTCCATAATACCCCAAAGACGTCTGCAGTGGCATATGGTTCTGCTTCCTCTGACCGTCCCTACGCTTGTCCGTATGAAGGCTGCGGAAAAGCCTACATTCATGAGTACAAACTGAACCTCCATCTGAGAAGGGAGCATCCGGGCCACAATTCGGAAGAAAATGGCAAGCATGCACCTGCTGCTGACCATGCCATGGATGAAGCTAGTGATCAGGATGCTTATGTTGCAAAGGGTGGTGTTGGCAAGAACAACAAAAGAAGCAAGCCCCATCTGGTACAGAAGATGCCACCTGCTAAGGTGCCGAATCGGAAGGGCTCAAATTTGGCTCCTGCAAATGTTAGCACTGTCAAGAAGCAGTGGCGAAGCAAAGAGGTATACGAGGAAGATAGTGAGGAGACAGAGGAAGATCAAGACAATGTTGAAGAGGATGGGTGGAGATATCAAGGGGTCAATGGTGATGATGAGGAGACAGAGGATGAAGATTAA
- the LOC103701314 gene encoding zinc finger transcription factor YY1-like isoform X2, whose protein sequence is MDLQTNHSMFERRQPAKDRTPPVRWFKEWVPQDVVATGGKCSLLKWVTEDMMKALREKSKEPQAEEPKPEPTTEVLFLCSYEGCGKTFIDAGALRKHAHIHGERQYVCHFEGCGKKFLDSSKLKRHFLIHTGERAFICTHEGCGKAFSLDFNLRAHMRTHSLENYHICPYPECGKKYTHECKLKSHIKAHHEKNSVIDGMKHTPPADKLHNTPKTSAVAYGSASSDRPYACPYEGCGKAYIHEYKLNLHLRREHPGHNSEENGKHAPAADHAMDEASDQDAYVAKGGVGKNNKRSKPHLVQKMPPAKVPNRKGSNLAPANVSTVKKQWRSKEVYEEDSEETEEDQDNVEEDGWRYQGVNGDDEETEDED, encoded by the exons atggatCTCCAGACGAATCACTCTATGTTCGAGAGGCGCCAGCCTGCCAAAGATCGGACGCCCCCCGTCCGATGGTTCAAGGAATG GGTTCCGCAAGATGTGGTGGCGACTGGTGGCAAGTGCTCTCTTTTGAAGTGGGTTACAG AGGATATGATGAAGGCTCTGAGAGAGAAGTCTAAGGAACCACAAGCAGAAGAGCCCAAACCAGAACCAACCACAGAGGTTCTTTTCCTCTGCAGCTATGAAGGTTGCGGAAAAACTTTCATTGATGCAGGGGCTTTAAGGAAACATGCTCACATTCATGGAGAGAGGCAATATGTTTGCCATTTTGAAGGCTGTGGAAAG AAATTCTTAGATAGTTCCAAGTTGAAAAGACATTTTCTTATCCATACTGGAGAAAGGGCTTTTATATGTACTCATGAAGGCTGTGGTAAG GCCTTCTCGTTGGATTTTAATTTAAGGGCGCATATGCGAACACATTCATTGGAGAACTATCATATTTGCCCTTATCCAGAATGTGGGAAAAAATACACACATGAATGCAAATTAAAAAGTCATATCAAGGCACACCATGAAAAG AACTCGGTGATCGACGGAATGAAGCATACACCACCAGCAGATAAGCTCCATAATACCCCAAAGACGTCTGCAGTGGCATATGGTTCTGCTTCCTCTGACCGTCCCTACGCTTGTCCGTATGAAGGCTGCGGAAAAGCCTACATTCATGAGTACAAACTGAACCTCCATCTGAGAAGGGAGCATCCGGGCCACAATTCGGAAGAAAATGGCAAGCATGCACCTGCTGCTGACCATGCCATGGATGAAGCTAGTGATCAGGATGCTTATGTTGCAAAGGGTGGTGTTGGCAAGAACAACAAAAGAAGCAAGCCCCATCTGGTACAGAAGATGCCACCTGCTAAGGTGCCGAATCGGAAGGGCTCAAATTTGGCTCCTGCAAATGTTAGCACTGTCAAGAAGCAGTGGCGAAGCAAAGAGGTATACGAGGAAGATAGTGAGGAGACAGAGGAAGATCAAGACAATGTTGAAGAGGATGGGTGGAGATATCAAGGGGTCAATGGTGATGATGAGGAGACAGAGGATGAAGATTAA